One region of Culex pipiens pallens isolate TS chromosome 2, TS_CPP_V2, whole genome shotgun sequence genomic DNA includes:
- the LOC120428517 gene encoding bifunctional methylenetetrahydrofolate dehydrogenase/cyclohydrolase, mitochondrial-like encodes MKISPPVSNEMAKLIDGKQISADIRAELHEQIKQWMAKGNRAPQLTAILIGDDPASKTYVAVKMKAAAEVGIVSKTERFEADITEEKLLARIEALNSDDAVDGILVQVPVPSHINERNVCNSVSCEKDVDGLNERNAGRLYMGTDTSIPCTALAVQELIKRSQIETIGKNAVVVGCSKLAGLPIAMLLHAEGANDMCATVTICHKFTPPKELARFCRSADIIVTATGVPGLIRGDMIKEGAAVIDVGITRLVDPATGKAKLVGDVDFEDARKVAGHITPVPGGVGPMTVAMLMKNTFIVASIKLITPR; translated from the exons ATGAAAATTTCTCCTCCAGTTTCGAACGAGATGGCCAAGTTGATCGATGGCAAGCAGATCTCCGCCGACATCCGTGCCGAGCTGCACGAGCAGATCAAACAATGGATGGCCAAAGGGAACCGCGCGCCCCAGCTGACGGCCATCCTGATTGGCGACGATCCGGCGAGTAAAACGTACGTGGCCGTCAAGATGAAGGCTGCAGCGGAAGTGGGCATCGTCAGCAAAACGGAACGCTTCGAGGCTGACATCACCGAGGAGAAGTTGCTGGCGCGGATTGAGGCGTTGAATAGCGACGATGCCGTGGACGGCATTTTGGTGCAGGTGCCGGTGCCGAGCCACATCAACGAGCGAAACGTGTGCAACTCGGTGTCCTGCGAGAAAGACGTGGACGGGTTGAACGAACGGAACGCGGGCCGGCTGTACATGGGCACGGACACGTCGATTCCGTGCACTGCGCTGGCCGTGCAGGAGCTCATCAAGCGCAGCCAGATTGAAACAATCGGTAAGAATGCCGTCGTCGTGGGCTGCTCGAAGCTCGCGGGCTTGCCAATTGCGATGTTGCTGCACGCCGAAGGTGCGAACGACATGTGCGCAACGGTGACAATTTGTCACAAGTTTACTCCACCGAAGGAGTTGGCACGGTTCTGCCGATCGGCAGATATTATCGTGACGGCGACGGGCGTGCCCGGATTGATCCGCGGGGATATGATCAAGGAGGGTGCGGCTGTGATTGATGTGGGAATCACGCGCCTTGTGGATCCAGccaccgggaaggcaaaactGGTCGGGGATGTTGACTTTGAAG ACGCCCGCAAGGTTGCAGGACACATCACGCCGGTGCCGGGCGGCGTCGGTCCGATGACGGTGGCGATGCTCATGAAGAACACCTTCATCGTGGCTTCAATAAAGCTAATTACACCTAGATAG
- the LOC120428518 gene encoding bifunctional methylenetetrahydrofolate dehydrogenase/cyclohydrolase, mitochondrial-like isoform X2 has product MAKLIDGKQISADIRAELHEQIEQWMAKGNRAPQLTAILIGDDPASNTYVSNKMKAAADVGINSKTERYGADITEEDLLARIEALNQDDSVDGILVQLPVPGHINERKVCNSVSCDKDVDGFNERNVGRLCLDMNTLIPCTPLGVQELIKRCQIETFGKNAVVVGRSKNVGMPIAMLLHADGRNDTCAMDATVTICHRFTPPEELARFCRSADIIVTATGVPGLIRGDMIKEGAAVIDVGITRVTDPATGKTKLVGDVDFEEARKVAGHITPVPGGVGPMTVAMLMKNTFIAAKNLASKKVQN; this is encoded by the exons ATGGCCAAGCTGATCGATGGCAAGCAGATTTCCGCCGACATCCGGGCCGAGCTGCACGAGCAGATCGAACAGTGGATGGCCAAAGGAAACCGCGCCCCTCAGCTAACGGCCATCCTGATCGGGGATGATCCGGCAAGTAACACGTACGTGTCGAACAAGATGAAGGCCGCGGCGGACGTCGGCATCAACAGCAAAACTGAGCGCTACGGGGCGGACATTACGGAGGAGGATTTGCTGGCGCGGATTGAGGCGCTGAATCAGGACGATTCCGTGGACGGGATTTTGGTGCAGCTGCCGGTGCCGGGACACATTAACGAGCGCAAGGTGTGCAACTCGGTGTCCTGCGACAAGGACGTGGACGGTTTCAACGAGCGGAACGTCGGTCGGCTCTGTCTGGACATGAACACGCTGATTCCGTGCACTCCGTTGGGCGTCCAGGAGCTGATCAAGCGCTGTCAGATTGAAACGTTCGGCAAGAATGCCGTCGTCGTGGGTCGCTCGAAGAACGTGGGCATGCCGATTGCGATGTTGCTGCACGCGGATGGACGGAACGACACGTGCGCGATGGATGCCACCGTTACGATTTGCCACAGGTTCACGCCGCCGGAGGAGTTGGCGCGGTTCTGCCGGTCGGCGGATATTATCGTGACGGCGACGGGCGTGCCCGGGTTGATCCGCGGGGACATGATCAAGGAGGGGGCGGCTGTGATTGATGTGGGAATCACGCGCGTTACGGATCCGGCCACCGGGAAGACGAAACTGGTGGGGGATGTTGACTTCGAAG AGGCCCGCAAGGTTGCTGGACACATCACGCCGGTGCCGGGCGGCGTCGGCCCGATGACGGTGGCGATGCTCATGAAGAACACCTTCATCGCGGCCAAGAACCTGGCCAGCAAGAAAGTGCAAAACTGA
- the LOC120428518 gene encoding bifunctional methylenetetrahydrofolate dehydrogenase/cyclohydrolase, mitochondrial-like isoform X1, producing MMQMATLTLEKALVTPMGSVTITTARLIEAKLRRLPRGTISCKQELQVNGTSTNALLSQIRISEPQLEDTSWRGYLRKRKLLGTISVEERGESRVRMVHTKKSSIENGSGHILAFDKHYRTDTKDSLNTMAKLIDGKQISADIRAELHEQIEQWMAKGNRAPQLTAILIGDDPASNTYVSNKMKAAADVGINSKTERYGADITEEDLLARIEALNQDDSVDGILVQLPVPGHINERKVCNSVSCDKDVDGFNERNVGRLCLDMNTLIPCTPLGVQELIKRCQIETFGKNAVVVGRSKNVGMPIAMLLHADGRNDTCAMDATVTICHRFTPPEELARFCRSADIIVTATGVPGLIRGDMIKEGAAVIDVGITRVTDPATGKTKLVGDVDFEEARKVAGHITPVPGGVGPMTVAMLMKNTFIAAKNLASKKVQN from the exons ATGATGCAAATGGCAACTTTGACCCTTGAGAAGGCCCTCGTGACGCCAATGGGATCGGTCACGATCACAACGGCAAGACTGATTGAAGCTAAATTGAGGAGGTTGCCGCGCGGAACGATTAGTTGTAAACAGGAGCTGCAAGTGAACGGAACTAGCACAAACGCGCTGTTAAGTCAAATTAGAATCAGTGAACCACAGTTAGAGGATACCAGTTGGAGAGGATACTTAAGGAAACGGAAGTTGCTCGGTACAATTAGTGTTGAAGAACGCGGGGAAAGTCGAGTCAGAATGGTGCACACCAAAAAGAGCAGCATCGAGAATGGAAGTGGACATATTTTAGCATTTGATAAGCACTACCGTACTGACACCAAAGACAG TTTGAACACGATGGCCAAGCTGATCGATGGCAAGCAGATTTCCGCCGACATCCGGGCCGAGCTGCACGAGCAGATCGAACAGTGGATGGCCAAAGGAAACCGCGCCCCTCAGCTAACGGCCATCCTGATCGGGGATGATCCGGCAAGTAACACGTACGTGTCGAACAAGATGAAGGCCGCGGCGGACGTCGGCATCAACAGCAAAACTGAGCGCTACGGGGCGGACATTACGGAGGAGGATTTGCTGGCGCGGATTGAGGCGCTGAATCAGGACGATTCCGTGGACGGGATTTTGGTGCAGCTGCCGGTGCCGGGACACATTAACGAGCGCAAGGTGTGCAACTCGGTGTCCTGCGACAAGGACGTGGACGGTTTCAACGAGCGGAACGTCGGTCGGCTCTGTCTGGACATGAACACGCTGATTCCGTGCACTCCGTTGGGCGTCCAGGAGCTGATCAAGCGCTGTCAGATTGAAACGTTCGGCAAGAATGCCGTCGTCGTGGGTCGCTCGAAGAACGTGGGCATGCCGATTGCGATGTTGCTGCACGCGGATGGACGGAACGACACGTGCGCGATGGATGCCACCGTTACGATTTGCCACAGGTTCACGCCGCCGGAGGAGTTGGCGCGGTTCTGCCGGTCGGCGGATATTATCGTGACGGCGACGGGCGTGCCCGGGTTGATCCGCGGGGACATGATCAAGGAGGGGGCGGCTGTGATTGATGTGGGAATCACGCGCGTTACGGATCCGGCCACCGGGAAGACGAAACTGGTGGGGGATGTTGACTTCGAAG AGGCCCGCAAGGTTGCTGGACACATCACGCCGGTGCCGGGCGGCGTCGGCCCGATGACGGTGGCGATGCTCATGAAGAACACCTTCATCGCGGCCAAGAACCTGGCCAGCAAGAAAGTGCAAAACTGA
- the LOC120416210 gene encoding uncharacterized protein LOC120416210: MVPVLNVVASVAIVLLVVLNRAVECVTNSKTTSSPSINDGVKDLKPDGTSFWSPQPEYYDRDRYSRPDRTDFVTSFGSNENKYGGSTTASYGNKDRFGYGPFSTTGTGSGSAYFTSGGIYDRNKPLHYGAPQPVEYTHDYDNHYDYNSQQGHGYSLGHHPYGSGKDLAKSVLIPLAGAALLGIAAALVANPVLLHLGVAAGKKRKRRDAVMANAHNLAYRAQLRKPPT; this comes from the exons ATGGTGCCAGTGCTGAATGTGGTTGCATCCGTTGCAATAGTTCTTCTAGTGGTGCTGAATCGAGCAGTGGAGTGTGTTACAAACAGTAAAACAACAAGTTCCCCGTCCATTAACGATGGGGTTAAGGACTTGAAACCGGACGGGACGAGCTTTTGGAGTCCCCAGCCGGAGTATTACGATCGGGATCGCTACAGCAGGCCGGACCGGACGGATTTCGTGACTTCGTTCGGAAGTAACGAGAATAAGTACGGCGGAAGTACGACGGCGTCCTATGGAAACAAGGATCGATTTGGATATG GCCCCTTCAGTACCACCGGCACCGGTAGCGGCAGCGCATACTTCACCTCGGGAGGAATCTACGACCGAAACAAGCCCCTACACTACGGTGCTCCCCAGCCAGTGGAGTACACCCATGATTACGACAATCACTACGACTACAACTCCCAGCAGGGTCACGGTTACAGCCTGGGACATCACCCGTACGGCAGTGGCAAGGACCTGGCCAAGTCGGTTCTCATCCCGTTGGCTGGGGCGGCACTGCTTGGAATTGCTGCCGCCTTGGTGGCCAACCCGGTCCTGCTGCACCTCGGAGTGGCCGCCGGCAAGAAGCGCAAGCGAAGGGACGCCGTCATGGCCAATGCCCACAATCTGGCGTACCGTGCCCAGCTGAGGAAGCCTCCGACGTAA